TCGGCCCCGTCGTTGGCTGCTTCCTCGGATTCGCTCATTCGTTCACCTCCACGTCGAAGGTCGACTCGACGAAGGCGACGGCGTCGTCGCGGTCGAGCCGATGGTTCGACGGGATCGACCGCGAGGCCTTGTCCCGCTTGGCCACGCGGTAGCCCGGGCGGACGAGGTTGACCGTCACGTCCAGCCCGTAGATCCCGATGTTCGGGTCGTACTCCTGGCTCGGGAAGTCGGTGTGCTCCTCGACTCCGAAGCTGAAGTTGCCGGTCTCGTCGAACTGCGACGTTTCGAGGTCGACCAGTTCCAGCGCGGTCTCGAGGAACTCGTGAGCGTCCTCGTCGCGCAGGGTGACCTTCGCGCCGATCGGGTCGCCCTCGCGGATGTCGAACTCGCCGACGGTCTGCTGGGCGACCGTCTGGACCGGCTGCTGGCCGGCGACCTCCTCGAGGATGTCCTCGGCGTTGGCCAGTTCGCGACCGCCCTGGCCGATGCCCATGTGGACGACGACCTTCTCGACGCTCGGTTCGCGCATCTCGTGGAACTGCCCTTCGGCGTCGGAGCTCATTCGTCGTCACCTCCCTCGATGACGTCCTCGGGCTCGTCGCCCTCGTCGCTTGTGAAGTTCTCGTCGATGACGACGACGTACTCCTCGACCGTCTCGAAGCCGTCGTCGTCCTGCTCGACGATCACGTTGTTGGGAGCCGAGCCCGGCGTGACCTGAATCTCGGCGATCTCGCCGATCTCGCCGGCGTGTGCGCCGTCGACGGCGGTGACGAGCGCGCCCTCCTCGTACTCGAAGTGGGCGACAACCTCGTCGTCCTCGTTGCCGACGACGATGGAGTCGCCGGGCGAGTAGTCGGCGTCCTCGTCGACGAGCAGGGTCTGCCCGTCGTGCAGCGTCAGCTGGACGTCGCCGCCGCTGACGTACTGCTTGTTGTCGATCCGGCCGAGCTTCGACTCCGCCGCGTCGGTGTCGATGGGGGTCAGCGCGAGCCGACCGCCCTGCCCGGGGAACACGCGATAGTACTCGTCGCGCTCGGTGAACGCCAGGATGTCGAACATCCCGACGGGCCGCTCCTCGTCGGAGACCGCCTTGCCGTTGATCAGGACGCTGTCCTGGTTGAGGGCGTAGCGGGCCTCCTTGCGGTTGTCGACGTAGCCGAGCACGTCCCGCAGGACGATCAGCAGGGGAACCCCCGCCTCGCCGTGCGGGCCGGCGTCGGCCTTGACGGTGAACGTCTCGGTCTTGCGCTCGACCGGCCAGCTCTCCGGCACCGACAGTCGCTTCTGATGCTTCGTCATGCGCTATCCTCCTCCGATTCGAGACGCGCCTCGCGTCGGTCGTCGTCCAGATCGAGGTCCGTGACGCGGAGGTTGCTCGCGTCGACGGGACGCGGCATCTCCTCGCCGTCCGTGGCCTCGACGGTGACGTCCTCGACGTAGATGTCGGCGTCGGCGAGGTCGACCTCGATGACCTCGCCCTCCTCGCCGGCGTAGTCGCCGCGGAGCACCTCGACCGTGTCGCCCGCGTTGACGCGGACGTTGCGCTGGCCGTACTCCTCGCGGAGGTCGTCGGACAGCGTGGCACGGACCTGCGTGTGCTTCTCGTGCAGCGGGGCGCGCCGTTCGCTCGTTCGCTGTTTAGATGGTTGTCGGCTCATCTATACGATCATCGTTGCGGTGCTCGCGATGGAGCCGAACCGTTCGGCGACCTCGCGAGCGATCGGGCCCTTGATCTCCGAGCCCTGGGGTTCCTCGTTCTCGTTGACGATGACGGCCGCGTTGTCCTCGAACTTCACGCGCGTGCCGTCGGGGCGGCGGAACGGCTTGCGCTGGCGGACGATCACCGCCTCCAGCACCTGCCGTCGCATCTCCGGGGTCCCCTTGGTGACGGAGACGGAGACCTTGTCGCCGATCCCCGCCTTGGGGTGGCGGTTCTTCGTGCCGGAGTAGCCCTGGACGGAGATCACCTTCAGCTCACGCGCGCCGGTGTTGTCGGCGCACGTGATCAGCGATCCCTTCTCCAGGCCCGGCGTGACGTCGGCCTTCAGTGCCTCCATCAGTCGTCACCCTCCTTGGAGACCACGACGTGGCTCTTCGTCTTCGAGAGCGGTCGACACTCCGCGATAGTCACTTCGTCGCCGACCGCGAGGTCGAGACAGTCGGGTGCGTGAGCCGGCACGCGGCTGCGCCGCTTCATGAACCGGTCGTATTTCGGCACCTTCACGTCGTACTCGCGCTCGACGACGACGGTCTTCTGCATGTCGGTGGACGCGACCTCGCCGACCAGCGTCTGCCCTCGCACGGAGAGATCCCCGTGGAACGGGCAGTTCTGGTCGTCGCAGGCCTCGTCCGGTTCCTGTACGTTCAGTCCTAGCGCCATTGTGAATCACCTGTCGTTTCCGTGCGTCGAGCGGGACGCGCGACCAGCCGCTCGCCCTCGACCCGCACCACCTCTCCGGTGGGCAGCTCGAACGCGAACGTCGCGTCGTCCTTCGGCACGTGCCGTACCCGATCAGCTCCCTCGATACCCAGCGTCCGGGTCGTCTCGGTGACGACGGTCCCCGAGATACCGACGGCGTCGGGGTTGGACGCGGCGACGACCTCGACGTCGAGGCCGACGAGTTCGTGACGCGGGAGCGTCTCGGGTGACAGTGGCATTATTCGGAGTCCTCTGCCAGATCGCCTTCCTCGCGCTGGACCGTCTTGATCCGCGCGATCGCCTTCCGGAGCTCCTTGATGCGGCCCGGGTTCTCCGGGGCACCACCCGCCGCCTGGACGGCGCGGGCGTTCAGGAGCTCGGTCTTGAGGTCGTCGAGTTCCGACTCCCGCTCGGCGGGCGTCATGTCGCGGATCTCCTCGACGTGCAGGACGGTCATTTCGCGTCACCCTCCTCGTCGTGGGAGCCCTCGTCGCCGTCGCCGGTGCGGGCCTCGTCGACTTCGTCTTCCATCTCTTCCATCAGGTCGGCGGCCTCCTCGGCCGTCTCCTCGTCGAGGTCCTCCTCGACGACGTCGTCGGCGTCCTCGGCGTCGACGGAGGCGGTCTCCTCGGCCGCGGTCTCCTCGTCCTCGCCGACCGGCTCGTCCTCGACGATCTCCTCCTCGACGTCCTCGTCGACGACCGTCTCCTCGGCCGCCTCGTCCGCGCCCTCGGCGGGGGCCTGGGCGCCGTGCTCGGCGGCGGCGTCCTCGCCCTCGGGTTCGCCCTCGAGGAGTTCCTCGACGGACTCGCCGTCCTCGTCGGCGACGTAGTCCTCGACTTCCACGTCCTCGTAGACCTCGAAGTCGTCGGGCAGCTCTGCGTTCGGCGGGATGATCTTCACCTGCACCCCGATGGTGCCCAGCTTCATCACCGCGGTGGCGACGCCGTGGTCGACGATGTCCTCGGCGGGTTCGCCGTTGTGCTTGATGTACCCGCGGTTGAACTTCTCCACGCGCGAGCGTGCGCCCGTGACCTTCCCGGAGAGGACGATCTCGGCGCCCAGGGCGCCGGACTCCATGATCCGGTCGATCGTGGTGTGGCCAGCCTTGCGGAAGTACCAGCCGCGCTCCAGGGCGTTGGCCAGGCGGTCGGCGACGATCCGGGCGTTGAGGTCCGGCTCGTCGACCTCCTGAACGTCGATCTGCGGGTCCTCGAGGTCGAACTCCTCCTCCAGCGTGGAGGTAATCTTGCGGATGTTCTTCCCGCCCTTGCCGATCACCATACCGGGCTTCTCGGCCTTGAGCACGATCTGGGTGCCCATCGGCGTCTTGGCGACGTCCATGCCGCCGTAGCCGGCGCGACCGAGTTCGTCCTGGAAGAACTCGTCGATCTGGGTCCGCTGGAGGCCGTCCTCGATGAACTGCTGTTCGTCGGCCATTATTCGGCCACCTCCTCGAGGACGAGTTCGACGTCGACCTCGGGGGAGTTCCAGGGATCGGCCCGCCCCATCGCGCGGGGCTTACGGCCCTGCTGTTCGCCGACCTTGTGGGCGGCGACGTGCATGATCTCCATGGATTCGCCGTCGAAGCCCTGGTGGTCGGCGTTGCCGATGGCGTTCTCCAGCAGGTCGAGGAAGGCCTCGCTGGCCTTCTCGGGGTAGCGGCCGGCGTCCCAGCCGTCGATGTCCGATCGATGGCCGACGCCCGAGTTGTGGGACTTGAACGGGACGGACTGCTCGCCCTCGACGACGTCTTCGAGGTACGACACCGCCTCGCCCGCGGTCATGCCCTTGATCTCCCGGGCGATGGCCTTGCTGTGCTTGTGGCTCATCTGCCGCTCCCGGAGCATCGCTTTCGCCGTCGTGTCCGGGTCGGCGTCGACTGAGTAGCTGATTCCCATGATTACTTGAGCGGCACGAACTTCGAGGATCGGGTCGCCCCGATGCCGGCCTGTCCGTGTTCGACCGACGTCCGGGTGAGCTGGAACTCGCCCAGGTAGTGGCCGATCATCTCCGGCTCTACCCGCACGCGCTCGAAGCTCTGGCCGTTGTGGACCGCGAAGGTCAGGTCGACCATCTCCGGCACGATCGGCATGTCGCGCAGGTGCGTCCGGATCGGGTCGTTGGCCGTCTCCTCCGGGTCAGCCTCGCGCGCGTCCTCGAGGAGCTTCTGCTTCTCCTCGGACAGGCCGCGCTCGATACTTCGCCGCATGCGAGCGGGGAGCAGTTCCGCGACTTCCTCGACAGACATCTCCTGCAGCTCGTCGAGCGTGTGGCCACGGTAGGTGAAATCGCCCTCGTGACCGATCTGATACTCAGAACTCATTCGTCACCACCTCGGCCGGTCCGCTTCGAGGAGATGTCCCCGACCTTGCGGCCCGGCGGTGCGTTGCGCGAGATGGACTTGGGCTTGCCCGGGTGCTGTCGACCGCCGCCACCGAAGGGGTGGTCGACAGCGTTCATCGCGACACCGCGGACGTTCGGCCACTTCGTCCCGCGCGCCTTCATCTTGTGATGTTTGTTACCGGCCTTGACCATCGGCTTCTCCGTCCGGCCGCCGCCGGCGACGACGCCGATGGTGGCCCGACAGTCGGGGTCGAGGCGCTTGACCTCGCCCGAGGGCAGCTGGACGACCGCGACGTTGCGGTCGTGGGTCATCAGCTGCGCGCTCACGCCGGAGGCGCGGGCGAACTTGCCGCCGTCGCCCGGGTTGGCCTCGACGTTGCAGACCGGGACCCCTTCCGGGATCTCGGCGAGCGGGAGCGTGTTGCCCGGCTCGATGGACGCGGAGACGCCCACCTGCAGTTCGTCGCCCGTGCCCACGCCCTCGGGCGCGAGCACGAGGCGCTGCTCGCCGTCCTCGAATTCGACGGCCGCGACGGGCGCCGAGCGGGCCGGGTCGTGTTCGATGTCGACGACCGTCCCGGCGACGACGTCGCCGTCCTCGACGGTACGGTGCGACAGGTCAGCCTTGTAGCGGTGCGACGGCGCCCGGAACGTGGGCGTACCGCGACCGCGTCGTTGTCCCTGAATTCGTCGTCCCATCGTTAGAACACCCCGATCCGAGAGGCGACTTCCTGGGCGTCGTCGTCGTCCGAGAGCCGGACGACCGCCTTCTTGTCGCCGTCCATCGTGTTCTGCGTGGTGATCTTCTCGACGGTGACGTCGTACTGCTCCTCGACGGCCTCGACGACGTCGCCCTTCGTGGCCGACGAGTCGACGGCGAACTGGAGCTTGTTCTCGAAGTCCATGTCGTTCATGGCCTTCTCGGTCACGTGGGGATGCTTGATGACGTCCCAGCTCATCGCTGCGCCACCTCCTCGAGAGCGCTCTCCGTCCAGATGGTGAGTCGGCCGGGCGCGGCGCCGGGCGCGAGGTCCTCAGCGTTGACCTCGCGGCCCGTCGTCACGTCGGCGCCGGCGAGGTTGCGCGCGGCGCGCGACGGCTCCTCGCTGGTGACGAACAGGATCGACGACGGCCGCCGGTACTTCCGGCCGCGGGCGGAGCCCTGGCCGGCCTTGATCTTCGTGTCCTCGGCGCGGTCGACGTCGGCGTCGACGCCGAGCGACTCCAGGACGTCGACGACCTCCTGGGTCTTCTTGAGGTCCTCGAACTCGTCGTCCAGCACCAGCGGGAGCTCGACGTCGTCGTCGAACTCGTGGCCGCGCTCGGCGACGAGTTCCGCGTCGGTGGTCGCGGCGACCGCCGAGCGGATGGCCTTCTTGCGCTCCTTGTCGTTGACGTCTAGGGAGCGGTCCTTCTCCTCTTTCGGCGGGTGCGCGGGGCGCCCGCCCACGGTCTGGGGAACGCGGCGGCCCTGCCCGTTCTCGCGGGGCACGTGGGCCATGCCGCGGCCGCTACCGAACGACTCGGCGGGCGTTCGCAGCCCGGCGTTGTCGTCGGCGCCGTGGTCCTGCTTCCGGTTGGCCTGGGCGGCGCGGACAGCGCGCTGGATGAGGTCGGGTCGCACCGTGGTCTCGAAGACCTCGGGCAGGTCGACCTCGCCCGCGTCGTCGCCGTCCAGGTCGCGTACTGTTGCCTGCATGGGTTATCCCTGGTTGGACTCCTGAGAGACGTAGCGCACCTCGGGGTCGAGGCGCGGCTGCTCGTTCGGACGCACCGCGGGCCGGAAGCGCACGACGCGCTTGTCCGGGCCGGGCACCGAGCCCTTCACGAGCGTGTAGGAACCGTCGACCTCGCCGTAGTTGACGAAGCCGCCCTCGACGCTCGCGTCGTCACCCTCACCGATGTCGATGAGGCGCTTGTTGAGTTCGGTGCGCTGGTGGTACCCGGTCTGGCCCTGCTGGGGCACCGTCGAGCGGACCCGCGAGGGGTTCCAGGGGCCGAGGTTACCGATCCGTCGGCGCCAGCCCTGGCGGGCGTGCTTGCCCTTCCGCTTCTGGACGCCCCAGCGCTTGACGGGGCCCTGGGTGCCCTTGCCCTTGGTGACGGCCGCGACGTCGGCGAACTCGCCGGCGCGGAACACGTCGTTCATGGCGTGCTCGCCCCCGTCCTGGATCAGTTCCAGGGCGTGGTCGAGGCGGTCCTCGGGGGAGCCGCCGCCGACGCGCGTCTCCATCACGTCGGGCTTCTTCTTGGGCACGTTGGCCAGTTCGTCGGGGACGGTGTGCGTAACGACGCGCACGTCCGCGAGGTCACCGGCTTCCAGTGCGTCGCGAATCTGTGCCTCTGCGCCGTCAGCGTCGTGCTCCTCGGGCAGATCCAGCGCGCGATCGAGCTCCGAGTGGAACTCGTCGGCCCAGACCTCCGTCAGCGGACGCTGACCGTACGGCGTGTCTTCGTAGGCTCGCACTGCGACGGCGCGCATCGGGGGCGTCTCGACGACCGTCACGGGGACGGTCTCCTCCATCCCCTCGCGCGGGGAGTCGGGCTCGTCGTTGACGAGCACGACGTGGGTCATGCCGGCCTTGTAGCCGGCGAAGCCCTGGACGCCCGACTGGCCGTCGGTGGACGGCCAGCTGTTGAACCGCGGCGTCTCTGACTCCGCACGCTTGCGCGGGCCGAAGCCCAGCGAGCCTTTGCGTGGTCTGCTTGGTTGTGGCATCGTTATCTCTCCGTGAGGGTCAGCGGAGCGAGGGTGGCGAACATCGCTTCTTCGGTTCGTACGACCTCGCTCCCCTGGTTTGGAACCGTATTCAGCCAGAGGTCGAACCCGCCGTCGTCGCGGCCGTCCGCGACGGCGTCCGGGTCCACTCCGAGGATGGCCGGTAGCCCCCGCTCTGGCGCGCCGAAGACGACTGTCATGCCGCCCTCGGACGCCCGGCGCTGGACTACGCGGCCGAGCCTATCGACGGAGAGGACCTCCCCGTGCCGCGAAGCGGCGACGGTGAGGCCCGCGTCGTCTCGCTGTAGTGCCGCATCGAGGTCCGAGACGTCGACGGCGAATCCCGGTGGGGATTCGTCGACGAATTTTGCCCGGACCGGCCGTCGCGAAGAGACCCTGACGGTGACGCGCTCCCCCTCGGCCGGGGCCTCCATCGCAGGAGGCACCGGGAGGGAGATCGGGTGTTGCAGTCCGCAATTGACCCGGACGCGCCCATCAGCTCCGACCTCGGTCACGATTCCCTGTCTTAACGACCCCGAACCCTCAGATCCGGAGCCGGTCTGTGAACGGACGCGGAGCGGCGGCATGACGCCCGCGTACTCTAGTTCGTCCCGCCGCCCCCACGCCTCCTTTCGGAGGTACGGGGGCGTGGCGGCGTACCGAAGGACGGTTTCGACGAACCCGTCCTCCCACTTCCCCTTCCCGTCCGGGTCGGGGAAGACTGTCAGCCGGTCTGCCCGGAACACCGTGGCCGCGCGGGCCACGTATCCGAGCTTCCGCGTCGCCTCGCGGCGATCTTCGGCCTCCCGTGCGAGGGAGGATGGCACGAGTACGCTGGTCGTCATGCCGTGACGCTTCCACGCCACGCCACTAGACTGTAGCGATTAGTCACCCTCCCTGCCTTAAAAAGAACGCGCTTCACGCGCGCGTTGAGACGCCGTCTCATGGGCCGCTCTCTCGCGGGAACGGCTTCCAGCCAGTGGGAGCGTCGTCGCCGGTCGTCGGTTCGGAGATCCTGGACCGGTGACGGCATCGAGCACGATCGAGACCGAGTCCGTAGCGTCTGTGATCCCACCCTGGTTCGTGTCGCCTTCCCACGGTTTCGCCGCCGATTCGGAAGCCTTTTATCCCTCTCACCCTCCACAATCAAATGCACTCACCCGCGGTGGTAGTGTAGTGGTATCACAGGACCCTGCCACGGTCCTAACGGGGGTTCAAATCCCCCCCACCGCATATCGGGCGCTTCGCGCCCGCTCCCACCACTTTTCGCCGCTCTCAACCGTGAAAGAGAGCAATGTCCGAAACGCCGAAATCACTACATGGGTCGTACCGTCGCCGTCTTGCGATTAGCACGAGCGAAAAACTTCTATCAGAGAGCGGCTGTCCCGCCCGATCTCAGCAGGGGGCCGCTCAGTGAGCTGGCACGACGACGCGCTGACCCCACCAGACGGGGGTGACAACTCTCGCGCGCGGGCGTGGTATGATCAAGAAGTAGAGTTCGGACACCCAGTCGTCTCAGAAACGACGGTCCAACTCATAGAGGCAGAGTTCTCCCCACTCATCGTCGAGCGCTACGAAGGGTTCAAAGAGAAATTCCTCAAGTGGATGAAGCTGGTCGGGAAGAACTACCAGAAGCGCGAAGGCTACGCGGACGCGACCGTGCGGACCACCCACTACAAGATCGAGGACATCTTCCGCTGGAAATGGAAGCGCGAGGGAGAATTCTCGATCACGTTCGACACCGAAGAAGCGTACACGTATCTCGCCAGTCGCCTCGCCGCAACGACGGACAGTGACCGGACATACACTGACTACGAAAAAGCCGTCAAGCGGTTTCACGACTACGAGCGGACGGTCAATGGGAAGGACTACTCCTCGCTGGAAGACTACATAGAGGCGAACGGGAAGAAAGAGTTAGACTTCGATCGCAATGACACCTCGAAGTCCGACAAGGACAAGCTCCACAAGGAGGAACTTCGCCGTCTCTACAATGCCGCTCTGACCGTCTACTCCGTCAGGAGCTACCATAATAAGCGAATGTCCTCCGAGGAGCGCGACCGGATTAAGACCATGCTTGCCGAGCGGCACCACAAG
This genomic interval from Halomicrobium urmianum contains the following:
- a CDS encoding 50S ribosomal protein L5 codes for the protein MSSDAEGQFHEMREPSVEKVVVHMGIGQGGRELANAEDILEEVAGQQPVQTVAQQTVGEFDIREGDPIGAKVTLRDEDAHEFLETALELVDLETSQFDETGNFSFGVEEHTDFPSQEYDPNIGIYGLDVTVNLVRPGYRVAKRDKASRSIPSNHRLDRDDAVAFVESTFDVEVNE
- a CDS encoding 30S ribosomal protein S4e, which codes for MTKHQKRLSVPESWPVERKTETFTVKADAGPHGEAGVPLLIVLRDVLGYVDNRKEARYALNQDSVLINGKAVSDEERPVGMFDILAFTERDEYYRVFPGQGGRLALTPIDTDAAESKLGRIDNKQYVSGGDVQLTLHDGQTLLVDEDADYSPGDSIVVGNEDDEVVAHFEYEEGALVTAVDGAHAGEIGEIAEIQVTPGSAPNNVIVEQDDDGFETVEEYVVVIDENFTSDEGDEPEDVIEGGDDE
- the rplX gene encoding 50S ribosomal protein L24; amino-acid sequence: MSRQPSKQRTSERRAPLHEKHTQVRATLSDDLREEYGQRNVRVNAGDTVEVLRGDYAGEEGEVIEVDLADADIYVEDVTVEATDGEEMPRPVDASNLRVTDLDLDDDRREARLESEEDSA
- a CDS encoding 50S ribosomal protein L14, with product MEALKADVTPGLEKGSLITCADNTGARELKVISVQGYSGTKNRHPKAGIGDKVSVSVTKGTPEMRRQVLEAVIVRQRKPFRRPDGTRVKFEDNAAVIVNENEEPQGSEIKGPIAREVAERFGSIASTATMIV
- a CDS encoding 30S ribosomal protein S17, with product MALGLNVQEPDEACDDQNCPFHGDLSVRGQTLVGEVASTDMQKTVVVEREYDVKVPKYDRFMKRRSRVPAHAPDCLDLAVGDEVTIAECRPLSKTKSHVVVSKEGDD
- a CDS encoding ribonuclease P protein component 1, whose translation is MPLSPETLPRHELVGLDVEVVAASNPDAVGISGTVVTETTRTLGIEGADRVRHVPKDDATFAFELPTGEVVRVEGERLVARPARRTETTGDSQWR
- the rpmC gene encoding 50S ribosomal protein L29, coding for MTVLHVEEIRDMTPAERESELDDLKTELLNARAVQAAGGAPENPGRIKELRKAIARIKTVQREEGDLAEDSE
- a CDS encoding 30S ribosomal protein S3 — translated: MADEQQFIEDGLQRTQIDEFFQDELGRAGYGGMDVAKTPMGTQIVLKAEKPGMVIGKGGKNIRKITSTLEEEFDLEDPQIDVQEVDEPDLNARIVADRLANALERGWYFRKAGHTTIDRIMESGALGAEIVLSGKVTGARSRVEKFNRGYIKHNGEPAEDIVDHGVATAVMKLGTIGVQVKIIPPNAELPDDFEVYEDVEVEDYVADEDGESVEELLEGEPEGEDAAAEHGAQAPAEGADEAAEETVVDEDVEEEIVEDEPVGEDEETAAEETASVDAEDADDVVEEDLDEETAEEAADLMEEMEDEVDEARTGDGDEGSHDEEGDAK
- a CDS encoding 50S ribosomal protein L22 — translated: MGISYSVDADPDTTAKAMLRERQMSHKHSKAIAREIKGMTAGEAVSYLEDVVEGEQSVPFKSHNSGVGHRSDIDGWDAGRYPEKASEAFLDLLENAIGNADHQGFDGESMEIMHVAAHKVGEQQGRKPRAMGRADPWNSPEVDVELVLEEVAE
- a CDS encoding 30S ribosomal protein S19, with translation MSSEYQIGHEGDFTYRGHTLDELQEMSVEEVAELLPARMRRSIERGLSEEKQKLLEDAREADPEETANDPIRTHLRDMPIVPEMVDLTFAVHNGQSFERVRVEPEMIGHYLGEFQLTRTSVEHGQAGIGATRSSKFVPLK
- a CDS encoding 50S ribosomal protein L2, which encodes MGRRIQGQRRGRGTPTFRAPSHRYKADLSHRTVEDGDVVAGTVVDIEHDPARSAPVAAVEFEDGEQRLVLAPEGVGTGDELQVGVSASIEPGNTLPLAEIPEGVPVCNVEANPGDGGKFARASGVSAQLMTHDRNVAVVQLPSGEVKRLDPDCRATIGVVAGGGRTEKPMVKAGNKHHKMKARGTKWPNVRGVAMNAVDHPFGGGGRQHPGKPKSISRNAPPGRKVGDISSKRTGRGGDE
- a CDS encoding 50S ribosomal protein L23 — its product is MSWDVIKHPHVTEKAMNDMDFENKLQFAVDSSATKGDVVEAVEEQYDVTVEKITTQNTMDGDKKAVVRLSDDDDAQEVASRIGVF
- the rpl4p gene encoding 50S ribosomal protein L4; protein product: MQATVRDLDGDDAGEVDLPEVFETTVRPDLIQRAVRAAQANRKQDHGADDNAGLRTPAESFGSGRGMAHVPRENGQGRRVPQTVGGRPAHPPKEEKDRSLDVNDKERKKAIRSAVAATTDAELVAERGHEFDDDVELPLVLDDEFEDLKKTQEVVDVLESLGVDADVDRAEDTKIKAGQGSARGRKYRRPSSILFVTSEEPSRAARNLAGADVTTGREVNAEDLAPGAAPGRLTIWTESALEEVAQR
- a CDS encoding 50S ribosomal protein L3 is translated as MPQPSRPRKGSLGFGPRKRAESETPRFNSWPSTDGQSGVQGFAGYKAGMTHVVLVNDEPDSPREGMEETVPVTVVETPPMRAVAVRAYEDTPYGQRPLTEVWADEFHSELDRALDLPEEHDADGAEAQIRDALEAGDLADVRVVTHTVPDELANVPKKKPDVMETRVGGGSPEDRLDHALELIQDGGEHAMNDVFRAGEFADVAAVTKGKGTQGPVKRWGVQKRKGKHARQGWRRRIGNLGPWNPSRVRSTVPQQGQTGYHQRTELNKRLIDIGEGDDASVEGGFVNYGEVDGSYTLVKGSVPGPDKRVVRFRPAVRPNEQPRLDPEVRYVSQESNQG
- a CDS encoding RNA methyltransferase, with translation MTTSVLVPSSLAREAEDRREATRKLGYVARAATVFRADRLTVFPDPDGKGKWEDGFVETVLRYAATPPYLRKEAWGRRDELEYAGVMPPLRVRSQTGSGSEGSGSLRQGIVTEVGADGRVRVNCGLQHPISLPVPPAMEAPAEGERVTVRVSSRRPVRAKFVDESPPGFAVDVSDLDAALQRDDAGLTVAASRHGEVLSVDRLGRVVQRRASEGGMTVVFGAPERGLPAILGVDPDAVADGRDDGGFDLWLNTVPNQGSEVVRTEEAMFATLAPLTLTER
- a CDS encoding tyrosine-type recombinase/integrase, yielding MSWHDDALTPPDGGDNSRARAWYDQEVEFGHPVVSETTVQLIEAEFSPLIVERYEGFKEKFLKWMKLVGKNYQKREGYADATVRTTHYKIEDIFRWKWKREGEFSITFDTEEAYTYLASRLAATTDSDRTYTDYEKAVKRFHDYERTVNGKDYSSLEDYIEANGKKELDFDRNDTSKSDKDKLHKEELRRLYNAALTVYSVRSYHNKRMSSEERDRIKTMLAERHHKPKASIGPEDFRKANSWKIPSLMAVAVNLGLRPIEVKRANINWIDLDNKKMIFPPKDAAKSDEPWVCDLSSEAVTALEKWIDERAAYEKYDDSPALWLNERGNRYSVQSLNGILEDLLEEAEINEGVRDLSFYSIRHGAATYWANETNLEKAAKQLRHSRLETTKRYIRDSSHPTDDISPIG